The Papaver somniferum cultivar HN1 chromosome 3, ASM357369v1, whole genome shotgun sequence genome includes a region encoding these proteins:
- the LOC113359961 gene encoding EP1-like glycoprotein 2, with protein sequence MEKLWVWEANGRKPVRKNSTLTFGSNGNLVLRDVDGRTVWQTKTAYKGVTGISMEANGNLVLHDDKGKFVWQSFLQPGDSLLRGQSVFADLKGTKKLVSANGIYSAVVKQNGFSLYRYDTGNYTRYGGWEASGLTNLTFDAFVPSSPWGPPDSTTIFLVPGFAKQEPAKTTAKLDFHIAPAPEPEAPSRLTPSEKFILAKRDYYISNSVLKLESDGDLVLYDLYLLTDNVLTSY encoded by the coding sequence ATGGAAAAGCTTTGGGTTTGGGAGGCTAATGGAAGAAAACCAGTTCGCAAAAACTCTACTCTCACTTTCGGTAGTAACGGTAACTTAGTCCTCAGGGATGTCGATGGTCGTACAGTTTGGCAAACTAAGACGGCCTACAAAGGTGTTACTGGTATTTCCATGGAAGCAAATGGGAATTTAGTACTGCACGATGATAAGGGGAAATTTGTTTGGCAGAGTTTTCTTCAACCAGGTGATTCCCTTTTAAGGGGTCAATCAGTTTTTGCTGACCTAAAGGGAACCAAAAAACTTGTTAGTGCTAATGGTATTTACAGTGCTGTTGTCAAACAAAACGGATTCAGTTTGTATCGATACGATACCGGTAACTACACTCGGTATGGTGGTTGGGAAGCAAGTGGTCTTACGAATCTGACATTCGATGCATTCGTTCCTTCCTCACCTTGGGGTCCTCCTGATAGTACTACTATCTTTCTAGTGCCAGGATTCGCAAAGCAGGAACCTGCAAAGACTACTGCCAAACTTGATTTCCATATCGCCCCAGCTCCTGAGCCGGAAGCTCCTTCAAGGCTTACACCTTCAGAAAAGTTTATACTTGCTAAACGCGATTATTATATCTCTAATTCAGTTCTCAAGTTAGAATCAGATGGAGATCTAGTACTCTATGATCTTTATTTACTAACTGATAACGTATTAACGTCATATTAG